One segment of Triticum aestivum cultivar Chinese Spring chromosome 2A, IWGSC CS RefSeq v2.1, whole genome shotgun sequence DNA contains the following:
- the LOC123185911 gene encoding ervatamin-C-like produces MAPIHSNSSRRHDGTLLALLLALVAATAFVGAAAARGDALAARHERWMAKYGRAYTDAAEKLHRQEVFAANARHVDAVNRAGNRTYTLGLNQFSDLTNEEFVEKHLGYRHQPGGLRPEDTPVAAVNMSKAQFQSTPDSMDWRAQGAVTQVKNQASCGSCWAFAAVAATEGLVQIATGNLISMSEQQVLDCTGDTSTCKGGSVIAALRYVAASGGLQPEAAYAYTGQRGACRSVMPNSAASVGAPRWVGLNGDEDALRELAASQPVAVGVEADPDFQHYMSGVFVGSSSCGQNLNHAVTVVGYGADGGGQEYWLVKNQWGTGWGEGGYMRLTRGNGGNCGMATVAYYPTMNSS; encoded by the exons ATGGCGCCGATTCACAGTAACAGCTCTCGCCGCCACGACGGCACACTGCTCGCGCTTCTGCTCGCGCTCGTGGCCGCCACTGCCTTTGTCGGCGCTGCCGCGGCGCGAGGGGACGCGCTGGCCGCCCGGCACGAGCGGTGGATGGCCAAGTACGGGCGCGCGTACACCGACGCTGCCGAGAAATTGCACCGGCAGGAGGTGTTCGCGGCCAACGCGCGCCACGTAGACGCTGTCAACCGGGCGGGCAACCGGACGTACACCCTCGGGCTCAACCAGTTCTCCGACCTCACCAACGAAGAGTTCGTGGAGAAGCACCTCGGGTACCGTCACCAGCCGGGCGGGCTCCGTCCCGAGGACACGCCGGTGGCCGCGGTGAACATGTCCAAGGCTCAGTTCCAGTCCACACCGGACAGCATGGACTGGAGGGCCCAGGGCGCCGTCACCCAAGTCAAGAACCAAGCTTCATGTG GGAGTTGCTGGGCgttcgcggcggtggcggcgaccgaGGGGCTCGTACAGATCGCCACCGGTAACCTCATCTccatgtcagagcagcaggtgctCGACTGCACGGGCGACACTAGCACCTGCAAGGGTGGCTCCGTCATCGCCGCCCTACGTTACGTCGCCGCAAGCGGCGGCCTGCAGCCGGAGGCAGCCTACGCGTATACCGGCCAGCGGGGCGCGTGCCGCAGCGTCATGCCAAATTCGGCCGCCTCCGTTGGCGCCCCCCGCTGGGTGGGCCTGAACGGCGATGAGGACGCGCTGCGGGAGCTGGCGGCCAGCCAACCGGTGgccgtgggcgtggaggcggaccCTGACTTTCAGCACTACATGAGCGGCGTGTTCGTCGGTAGTTCATCGTGCGGGCAGAACCTGAACCACGCCGTGACGGTGGTGGGGTAcggggcggacggcggcgggcAGGAATACTGGTTGGTGAAGAATCAGTGGGGGACGGGGTGGGGTGAGGGGGGCTACATGCGCCTCACGCGCGGGAACGGCGGCAACTGCGGCATGGCCACCGTCGCCTACTATCCAACCATGAACAGCTCTTAA